Genomic DNA from Desulfonema ishimotonii:
TCCGGTAGACAGTCTGGAATTTTTACTTGAAAAAATGGACGGAACGGTTAATAATAAAGAGTTTTTGGAAGGCATGAACGCATAACAATTTTTAAGGGAGTTTAAATATTATGAAAACCGGTATTCATCCCGAATACAAAGAGACGACGATCAAGTGTGCATGTGGACACGAAATGAGCGTGGGATCCACAAAAGAGAACATCAGTGTTGAAATCTGTTCCAAATGCCACCCCTTCTTCACCGGCAAGCAGAAGCTGGTGGATACTGCCGGACGGATTGAACGTTTCCGCAAGAAATATGCGAAGTTTCAGGCGGCCCAGCAGGAAAAGAAATAAGACGGTGTACCCATGTGGTGTTTGCCTTTAGAAGAAAGCG
This window encodes:
- the rpmE gene encoding 50S ribosomal protein L31; the encoded protein is MKTGIHPEYKETTIKCACGHEMSVGSTKENISVEICSKCHPFFTGKQKLVDTAGRIERFRKKYAKFQAAQQEKK